Below is a genomic region from Mustela lutreola isolate mMusLut2 chromosome 1, mMusLut2.pri, whole genome shotgun sequence.
TTGTTTATCTAGTCCATCAGAGAATGTCTTCACATGATCGTTCCTCTGTTGGTGACTCTGTATTTaaatccccccttttttttttgttaaaagattttatttatttgacagagagagatcacagtaggcagagaggcaggcagagagaggggaaagcaggctccctgctgagcaaagagcctgatgtcggacttgatcccaggaccttgagactgtgacctgagctgaagacagaggcttaacccacttagccacccaggtgccctcaaattttccctttttataaggataccagtaATACTGGATTAGGGTCCATTCtgctgacctcattttaacttgattctCTATACAAAGACCCTATGtccaataaggtcacattctgaggtactggtaGTTATGACTTTAACATCACTTTTTGAGTGGGTACAATTCAACCCATAGCAACCCCTAAGGAAGGTCCAGTTATGAACCTGCTGCTTTCTTTGGTGCTGTTACATGCTAATACCTTAAAGGTCCAGACTAAAAGATTAGATTCTTGAATTTGTCTTGATATTATGCCAAGGGATTAAGGTGGAACGTAACAGCATTAATGTGGAGATAGTAGTAGGATGCAAATTACAAAGTTAAAGGATTGGAAAGTGAGTATGGTGTCCTGTCTTGGcctttcatttcaaaatcagccagggcgcctgggtggctcagtgggttaagccgctgcctttggcttgggtcatgatctcagggtcctgggatcaagtcccgtatcaggctttctgctcggcagggagcctgcttcctcctcctctctctctctctctgtctgcctctctgcctacttgtgatctctctctgtccaaaaaaaaaaaaaaaaaatcttaaaatcagccagactggggcacctgggtggctcagttggttgggcatctaacttttgattttggctcaggttatgatctcagggttgtgggattgagccccgcactagGATCTGtcctgagcatggagtctgcttgagattttctctatctccctctccccctcctacctcccctccctttctaaaaaattttaatttaaaaataataaatgaatgggacgcctgggtggctcagttggttaagcagctgccttcggctcaggtcatgatcccagcgtcctgggatcgagtcccacatcgggctccttgctcagcagggagcctgcttctccctctgcctctgctgccattccgtctgcctgtgctggctctctccctctctctctctgacaaataaataaaaaaaaaaaaaaaaaaaaaaaaaaaaaaaaaaaaaaaaaaaaaaaaaataataaatgaataaaaatcaacCAGACTGAGGTCCTTTTCTTACATATTAGGCATTAAACCATTGCTTCAATGTtgcatctgggttttttttgcatttgaaaaatcattttgtgTGTggcaaatagaaatatttttgtagGATGTTTCTAGGAAATCTGGGAGACTTGAGACTTTGTCTTCCCCTCCACTATTTTGTGAAAAGAATGTCTTAGTTCTGtaatttctgtcttcctttctcttttctagccAAACTGCAATCAGTATAAATTACCAGGATGTCCCAGAGACTTTAGCCCTGTATGTGGAAGTGACATGTCCACTTATCCCAACGAGTGTACTCTGTGTATGAAAATCAGGTAACATAATTTTACAGTACAGACTAGCCAAGTTTTCTTtagtctttttcttgatttttgattGCTTAGGAAGTAGCAACTCTTTTCTTGAATGTCAGAATCATATGTGACATAGTagttctgttttcagacaacatttaaaaagacagaatCTTTTAGTGTATTTTCTAGGTCAAAGCTAGAGAATGGCATTTGTGATTAACCAACTATAGACTAGATAATCAGGCTATGTTACTAACCATGGATGGGCAGTTTCTCCAAATTAGGAGTATATTTAATAGTTAAACTTGTGAAATACtaagtagtttttatttatttatttaaaaattaaaaaaaagattttatttattagagagagagaaggaacgggagaaggagcagagggagagggaaaagcagactccctgctgagtggggatcctgatgcagatgtccctaaaaaaatttttttaagtaggttccaaacccagtgtggggtttgaactcatgaccctgagattaagagttgtatgctccatCAGCTGAGGTGCCCCTTGAATAGTCTTTTAAATTCAGAGGCATGTGCAGGTAACCTGTACCTCCTTCATTATGAGTTGGGACATAGGTCTTAACAATTCTACCTAGGAGAATACTAAGTAGTATGTGTTCTACCTGATGTCCTTCATGTCCCAACAGGGGACTGTGACTCCTCCCGTAGGGGTAAAGCAGGGCGAATCGCAGGATTAGGCACATTTCAAATAACCACGTAGTGCCAATTTTAAATTCATGAATTCCTCAGTTTATTGCAAATTTTATCACACAAATTAGTCACACAAGAAAGTTAGTGGaggggtcccctgggtggctcagtcggttaagtgtctgccttcggcttgggtcatgacctcagggtcttgggatggagtcctgcctcaggctccctcctcagaaggaggcctgcttctccctcccccactccccctgtttgtgttctctctctcgctgtgtttctctctgtcaaataaatacaaaatcttaaaaaaaatttagtggaGGGAATTAAGAAGCCCCTCTGAAGAGGATCCAGGAGGGCGTCACAAGGCGAGCAGGGAGACACCTGTCCTGCGACAAGCTTTGGCCTGGATTTCAGGCAGGTCACCTTCTATGCTGACAGAGCCTCCAGCAGCATCTGTCTTGACGTAGCATCTTCACACCTACAGCTTGGGTGGTCGATCAGCCTTCAGACGTCTGCTGGACAGCTCCCTTGCGTGAGAGTCAGCTTAGTTAGGTGTACTAGTTGTAACCAAGAGTCTCTGCCACATCAGCTGGGCCCACTTGGTCTTAGCACACGTTTTTCAAGCAAGTTCTTACTCATGTGTTGGTCACAGAGCTAATGTGTATGGGCATGCCCTAGGTCCTACGTCAGACATCGACAACTAATACGGGAGTTCACATTGGCCACTGACACCCTATGTCATCTTACTCTAGCTTAGCCTAATGTGTTCCATGGGAAGGAATCATATCCAAAGTATCACGCCAGGACAGGGTATTCTGCTTTGTAGATTGGGGGTCCATTCTCTGATGTCAGTCTTTGGTGAGTTACCTCAGTCTTCTCGGAGTGATTTTTCTGAGGTTAGTGCCcaggattaggaaaaaaaaatgatagagttGAGGCTTTCACACTCACTGTGTACCAGATTtagctttaaaaatgattaagtcaGCATCCCCTGAGAGGAAATCTATGGGTCTTCTTGGTACAAAGGGCAGGACAGTTTCAGTATGATGGGTAATAAGTATGTCTTATGGTTGTTCAATTTGCAGGGAAGAAGGTCATGATATTAAAATAATCCGGAGTGGACCGTGTTGATGGAGCAGTTTATAGAAGAGAACTCGGAGGAACCACCTTCCACAGTATGCTAGATGAATTccatttccccttttctctttcctatgtTCCTTTGCATGGGATTTCTTAGCCCATGGGAGGTGTGGAAGAGGGCTATGTGCAGTGACGgataattaaaacaaacacaaaaaaaaccccttgTTTCTTGGCTTTTGCCCTTTGAGTTAAGCTTATTGCCTAGTGCCCCTGTGCATTGCTTTATTTAGCTGGAATAAAATCAGCCTTGTCTTCAAGTAGTGCTGTTCTCTGTTGAATACCCGTTCTTACTCCGCAGCCTGCTGGTGGCTCTTCTCGCAGGCAAAGATGACTTTCATGAGGGCGAAGTGGAGTCTTTGTTTAGAGGGCAAGATTtattctctttcccccttcctaCACATCTTTCAAAGTTAAAGTATAGGTACCTAGACAGTGTTCTGCACTGGGCACATGCCTGTGAAATACTTGGAGCTGACTGTAACCTGAGCTGGTGAAGTCCAGGATCATGCAGGTAAAAATATTTCCTAGATTCAGTATCGTCTTCCAATAGTTTCCCATCAGGGCTCATGCAGATATTTGGGTTTTCACTCcttttagagcagtggttctcagctctGGGGCGATTTCCCCCTCAGAGGACGTCTCTCGATACCGTCTGGAGGCATTTTTGGTGTCACTATTGAAGGGTGGGCACTGctgacatctagtgggtagaCGCAGGGGATGTTGCCAACCATCCTACAGCACCCAGGACAGCTCCCAGCAACAAAGAATTTTTCAGTCCAAAGTATCAGTAGTACTGAGATTGGGACATCCCGTTTTCGAGTTTgatacaaaataagaataaacattaGCAATAATAAAGGCGATGGcggattactttatttttttaatttttaaaaagattttatttgtttatttgacaaagagagagaacacacaagcatgggtagtggcaggcagagggagagtgacaggacaagcaggcttcctgctgagcagggagcctgatatggggctggatcccaggaccctgggattgtgacctgagccaaaggcagatgcttaaccgactgagacactcagggctccggtaattttttttttttaagatttatttatttatttatttatttgagagagtacaagtggggtggacgggcagagggagagggagaagcagactccccgctgagcagggagacttttgtggggctggatcccagaaccctgagatcatgacctgagcccaaggtgaCCTGcaactggctaagccacccaggtgccccttatctcTGTTTATTTTAGCATAAAGAGCTTCATTCTTAGACTAGCTTCACCTCCTGTGTAAGAGACAAAAATCTGAAGTTCTAGATTCTGTCCTAGCAACTTCCTGAACTAACAGGAAATCATTCTTTTCCACGAGCTCCaggtaaaaaaaagaatctgaagtcACAGCCCCTAAAATTGTACTACctgaaaagaaaatgactctTCTGGACAAAGACTCATGATTGGTTCATTACACATCCACGCTTCAGGCCGATTGTTGTGGCCACAGGAAGTAAGGTGGTGTAGGGCCTGTTCAGCTGACATGGTACACTGGGTGCATTGTTCCCAGAGGGAAGAAAGACgaaaatccaagagaaaaaaaaaaccaacaaatgtTAACTACAGGTTGTTTACAACTTCTAATGATTATAAAACTGTTTCAGAGAACGTTCCTCTACACACATCTTTGTCATTTGAATATAAACGTATTTACACATAAGATGAAGATAGCTCTAAAAAATTTTTGAGAGAAATTTATGCTTGTGTAGTACACATTAGTCATTGGGTGTACCCAGGACCTCTCCCTTCTGCCCTAAAGAAGCATGGTGACCCCTCACCATGGagaaagactatagtaagagggCATGAGGCCAACACGCCGAGGAAGCAGAGACGGAAGACTCAGAGCATCTTGGTAAAAGTTGACATTCTGGGCTAGGGCTGAGGGATCCCTGTTTCCTGCCTTGCCAAGGTTTAGGCTTAGTTGGTCAacttttcctttgattttgtgAGCTGGCCCACTGTCCATTCAATATTCCCCActacacacctttttttttttttttcttatagcacTGGGAGTTGTGTTGTTATCACATAAACTCTTCTAATAAATTCAAGCAATTTGGAAACATATAAAGTAAAAGGGTCTCTCTCTTttagtctcattcttttttttttttaaagattttatttatttgacagagatcacaagtaggcagagaggcaggcagagagaggaggaagcaggctccctgctgagcagagagcccaatgcgggactcgatcccaggaccctgagatcatgacctgagccgaaagcagaggctttaacccactgagccacccaggtgcccctcttttagtCTCATTCTTCTCTTATCCGCTCCTCCTACAATGACATGGAAGGCTTTTATAGTCAGAAAGAACTAATAATAAtgatttcaataaataatttaaaaaagattcacCAGTGtaaaaatgtgttaaaagaaTTTTGCTGCAGTATTGGTTTTATGACATTTAACTGTTAATACTTCTATGCTTTTTTGTGTAAATTTTTGTCTATTATCTTAAagcatatatatacttatatatatctcctataaacttgtttttctttttaatattaggtttatatttatattaatatatgtagtttcttctttttatttaattttattgtttttttgagtttatttattgagagagagagagagagagagcgcgtgcctGCGTgacagggatggggggagggagaagcagactccctcctgagcagggagccctatgcagggctccatactAGGATCCTgagacccaagatcatgacccaagctgaaggcagttgctcaaccgactgagccacccaggcacccctgtagtttcttttttcttaaagctacACAGTATATTATATTATTGTGCTATTATTTATCTAGTCTCAATTGAGCTGTATTTGGATTGTTTATTAGGATTTTCTTGGTTGAGAGTGGAAAAACCCCAACTTCAACGCGTCTAATTAAAGGGAGAAGTGGTTCCTGGATACAGCAGATTGACTAAGCACATGGGCTCAAAGTCACATACCTGCATTCATTGAGCAAGTTATGATTtagctttctttcctcctctgtaaagtgaGGATGATAACAGTACCTATTTCACAGTGTTGTGAGGAGAAAATAATACATGTCAGGTGCTTAGCACACCTGAAACATTGGCTATTTTATAGAAAaccatacctttaaaaaaaaatcagcctgcTTTTTTGACTTACCTGGCCCTATAACGAGGTATGATGTATATTTTCCCAAGTCATTACATAGAGATCTACTTCCTTTGAAAAAGAACTGCATTATCTTCTATTGTATGGGCATACCAGAATTTACTTACAATTCCCtagtgatggacatttaggttgtcaTTTCCCACCATAACAAATAATGTGTCAGTGCCATTTTGGTACATGTATCCTTCTTTATTTGTGCAAGCAATCTTTAGGATAAACTTACAAGATTGGGATTACTTGGTTAGAAGACAGGCagatttaaaatgttgaaagaggggtgcctgactggcttagttggtagagcatatgactcttgatcttggggctgtgagttcaagccccattttgggtgtggagactacttaaaaaaaatgttgaaagagacTGCAAAATTTCTTTCTGCAAAGGTTATACTTATTTATGTGCCTTTTTTGTGGTAAAGGGAGTACCTGGTCTTTTTTCACTTCCATGGTTGTGTAATTGAGGCAGTGCTGCCCCAAAGATGCTCAGAGTCATATTACAAATTCAGATTTGTGACCCTTTATTAagtaattccttaaaaaatattctcttaaaaatattctgattataaaaatgaTATGTTGTCATTAAGTTACCCAAAGTGAGCAGTGAAAAGAATAATAGTACAAGTGTATGGAGAGTTCCAGAATAGAATCTCCCAGAGGTTAGAGAGCTTGCCAGTCTTACTCATCATGGTATCTTCCGTGCTTTAgacagtgcctagcacagggtGTATCTGTTGACTGAAGGAATGTTTGGGAGGCCTCATGAAATAATGACAACAAAACCACTAACCTCCCTGAATTTCCTTCCTTCGCCCCAAAAGGCAAGACAATTCAAACACACAGCTCACGCCGCACAAGAGAAATAAGCTTTTGGATTCCTGCCCAACACTGAATTTAATTTGTGTCCTTACGTTACTCTGAAAAAGAGAACAGCATTAAATGCCCAAGTAATCTTGAACAATTCTAGGAGCATGTCTTAAACCTGGTttaggactttcttttttttttttttttaaattaagtatctGCTCATCCACTGCTGGATGCCATAAACATTTGCGGGTTTCTATTACGTGCTGGGCACTGGTGTACAATGATGAATAAAACATGCCTCTGCCCATTGCGGCCTACAGGATCGCTCTTGTAAGTTTCTCTGAGAAGAGAGCACACAAAAAAGGGCACCAGGTGCAAgcatgttaaataaaaatgtgtattatccCTGATCAGAGACTTTGAGATGTTATATTTAAGAGTTTAATATTCAGTAGACTTTTTTGATAAAGCTATGTGGGTTTAGGCATTATTATTTTTCGTGTATGCATAATACTGGCCATTTGCAATCACCACTAACTGGATCATTTAAATGACCAAATTCCACAATTCCCATAGGTCATCTCTATagaaggaagttttatttttctctgttgaaaATGGTTAAAGGTCtacatgcatttttttgttttcgggtggaatttaatctttatttacagGACACTGCAAGACAGGAGATTTCATACAGAAATCAGAAACCCACTTAGAGGGCAGCTTCCTACAGTTTGTACAGTTTGGAACTGGTCAAATAGAGTTTTGTTGTAAAAAGTGCTGCAataacaaaacacatttaaaaagagttCTTAGAAGAGAAACAGTAAGACAAACTTCTACCAAACAGAGCACATAACAACTTTCTGCCTCAGCTGTATGATCTAGAAGTTAAAGTTCCCAGGAGTGCGACCCTGAACTTGGGACGGATGGCCTTCAGAGATAGTTTCTGGCACAGCATTCTGATCTTCCTCTCCCACTACAGAGAAATCCTTCTCAATCAAGTTTAAGGAAGCTTCGTACAGATTCCTTTTCATGGTTTTGTAGAGCCTCAGTTTTGTCCAAACCTCCACATTCTTCAATCATTACACTAGGTTTCTCAGTTTCACCTAGTTTCTCAGCAGCCTGAAAGATGTTGGAAATGGCATCCAGAATGACCAGAATAATTTTGGTATTCTTTGCAGTTAAGAGGTTCATCAACGGTTCTATTATGCTACAGTGAATGAGGTATACAATCTGTTCAACTGTCCCACCACTTGTATATCTGGTCACAGCCCAGACAGCTTCCTTTTGTGTCTTAAAGTCTGCCTTAGAGAGAACACCAATGAGGAATGGGACTGATCCATGATTCACGACTTGCTGGATCTGATCCTCGTGGCTGGCTGTAATGTTTGACGTTGTCCACGTGACTTCCTTCTGAATATTAGTTTTCTAGCAGGGTTCGCGAGCAGGCTGGGAAAGACAGAAAGTGCTCCTGCATCTAGTACAACCTGAGTGTTCCTCTGTCCCAGTGACAAGATTTCCTATGGCTCTTAGTGCAGGAGTCACAGTGGGCAATTCAGTAGCTCCTAGAAACTTCACAAGCTGGGGCACAACTCCTGTTTTCCCAACCGTTTCAGTCCGTTCATTTGGACCATCAGGAAGGCAGGAGATGGCCCAGCAGGGATCTGCTAATACTTCTGTATCATCATGATGCAGGAGACGAACTGAGGTAGGACGAATCTGCTCAACAGCATCTAAGGGGCGTGCAGGATTCTTGTTGCTACAAAGGTTTGTGTCCGAGGAAGGTTACGGTCGTAGCCACATGCTAAAGACAGATGACGTATCAGGAACTTCAAGGAGAGCCAGTAGCGGGCCAACTGCACCGTACTGGATAACCTCTCAAAAACCTGcgatgttggggcgcctgggtggctcagtgggttaagccgctgccttcggctcaggtcatgatctcagggtcctggaatcgagtcccacatcgggctctctgctcagcggggggcctgcttcctcctctctctctgcctgcctctttgcttacttgtgatctctgtcaaataaataaataaaatcttaaaaaaaaaaaaaaaaaacctgcgaTGTTTCCTAGAGCCCAGACAGCTTGTTCACCGATGTGGGCGTGGGAAGATGCCAACAGGGAAAGGAGTGCTGGGCTAGCACCTCCATCTGCCGCAGCCTTGGTCTGTTCTGATGGCCCGGAAGCAATGTCAGTGGGAGGCCAAGCAGATTCATACTGAACGGGACTACCATCAGTTCTGCCCACAAATTTTGGAATCAATCCAGCCCGGATTATGTTGTATTTTTCCCTAGGAAGCAGTTTCCTAGCAGCTTGAGTAGCCTGGAGTTGGCTTTCTACATTGTTGCTATTTATGCCCTTGACTGTCATCAACAGACTGTTCTACAGTGCCCTGGGTGTTGGCGGGTTTCCTGCAGTGGAGGGGTAGCATCATCGGGAAACGAGCTTATGTTTCTCCTTTTCAGCATCTGGTCATCCTTCTTAGCTGTCCTCAGCGCCACGTGAACTTCTCTCTACGCCGCCTCGTTTCTGTACTGTCtttccacttgttcttgaacctgTTAAGGTGGGCAGCTGGTGAATTAGCATTCTCGTTGGTGGACATGGTTATGAGACAAAAGGAGAAAGCTACACAGCCGGCTCAGGCGTCCACTGGAGGCAGTCTGGGGTGTGCTGGCTGCGGGTCAGTTGCCCTCAAAATGTCCACCACCAATCACCCCAAAGATGGTatctacatgcatttttttttttttttaaagtagactctgtgcccagcgtggcacccaacacagggcttgaactcagtaCCTaaattgagatcaagagttagacgctgagctgactgagtcacctagatgccccatctacattttttaaaaagtgacatacAGGAAGTAGGTGGCCTGTGGGACTTTCTCTCTGTAGAATAAAGAGATCTACGGGTCAAAGAAATGGAGAACTACTGTTCCAGGGCTCTTTGGAAATAGCCTCTTAGTCACAAGGTCTCCAAAGAGAATAAAGGATCAGATAAAGCCACAGAGTGACCTTGAACTTCCTCTAAGCCCATTCCAGTTCTTAGCCACGACTCACTCTGACACCATATGTTTGTATTTATGTTGTATTGTACACACATCTAGATGATACAGACAAGAattaagataaagaagaaaaggaacgTGGAGAAATGGACTCCTTCTCAGCTAGTTCTGGCTTGCCCAGATCTGTGCCTTTGTTTCTATCTTCTCCAAAGTGGGGAGGAAGCAACATATCTACACAGCATTTAGAAATATGACACACCACACTGGATCATTTAGACTGCCAAATTTCCGAATTCTGGgggccctggggggctcagtcgttaagtgtctgccttcagctcaggtcatgatcccagggggatcatggggatcagtggggagcctgcttctccctctcccactccccctgcttgtgctctctctctgtcaaataaataaatcttaaaaaatctgaatTCCACAGTTCATCTTTGGaacagagaattttatttttttgtcttgaaaATGAGATAATATTCAATTTAATGGGTCTAACAGTTGTATTTACCACTGTGTAATTCACAGAATTGGAACTATAGGCAAATTTTATAAGGCTCTATGATCTAAAGTGCTATCCTTTGTGTcttatatttttttgagagaaaaagacaatctGTTTCTTGGCACTCTAGTAAACTCAAAAGTTAATTTTCTTGTTGTAGAGAGAGATCATGTTTACATAACATTTATGATAAAATTAGATTTCATAgttctgtggctttttttttccctatccccAAGTAAACTTAGGTTGCcttatatggaaagaaaaaaccATGGAAGAAATATATCCAAACGTTAACAAATTAAATCAATCTACATGAGTTTTTCTTCAAGAAGTATACACTACTTTGATAATTATAACAAaacatgccttttaaaaattcatggggAAGAAGAATTATAACCTAAGAAGCCATGAGATGAAAGGAAATCTTATTTGAATCAACAAATGTAAGAGCCAGGAATAGCCCACCAATAATCTTTTACAGACTTTTGTCGAATGTTCTTCCCCGTCCCAGAGTAATTCCTGGCCAGTGCTGAGACACAAGGGGGCAGTGGCTTCCTGGGAACGGCCAGCGGCTTGGGAGCTCAGCCAGAAATCAGTTAAGTGACGCGTTTCTCATTTGGTGCCACTGGCCTGGGAGAGTCAAATTTCACTTGCCAACTGCTTATTACAGCGTCTTTTCCTTTGATTCTCTGAAGACACATTTCTtcggggaaaaaacccaaaaaacaaaaaaacaccaccaccaacaacaaaaaacctgagTGAATGGTCCATTTGGGATCCACATGGGGTCAAGGACCTAAGTGTCAAGATGGGAAATAAAGACACATAGAAACAGTTTTCCCCTCTGGAGGAGGAGTTAGCGAAACATCCCCAGATTGTCTGGAGAAGCTGGAATTTGAAAAGATGCCCCAGGAGGAGGGTTAGCTGACTCAGCTTAGCTGACCCGAGCAAACAGCTCTGACACGGAAACTAGCCTAAGAGAATTTAGGAGACCCCTTCTCTGTGGTGGGCAAGTATATGAGGAACTTTCCCAACTTTCTTCCCAAGCTTTTCTTCTGCACCATCCCCCTCTGGTAGCCTTCATCCTGATGAAAACTTCTACCCTTGTGAGCTTTTGCATTACTTCTGATAAGGCACAATATCTAATATTTCCTTGGCTATTTTCAGTTTACAAAGTCTTctatattttaggggcacctggctggctcagttggaaaagcatgtgactcttgatctcagggtcacgagtttaagtcccatgatgggtgtagagattactaaaaaaacccaaataaatataaaaaataaaacagtcctTTATATTTTAGTAGGCATTTTCATGTATGTTTTCACCCACAATTTGAAATGTTTTGACTTTTGACCCTCACTTTAGTGAATTTTATTACTGGAAATAAGAACATCACCATAAGAAAcctaatatatattaaaacaaacaaacaaacacaacaacaacagtgAAAGTCTGGGGACCAAGTGCCAAGGCCATTGCATTGGCCTGGCAACACGGACCAAGCTGAAGAATGGAGATGCTAGAATCTTGGCTATGGAGTTCCCCAACGAATTCTTCTCTGCAAAGGAAGAGACAGGCGGCACCAGAGAAGCATTTTCCACTCAAATACTTTCAGAGGCATCCATGCTCATGAAATTGGCAATGAATATCTGTGAGGCAGATGACCCTAGCTTTCCATGTTGTATTAGTCTTTGGAGGAGTGAAGAAATCCGTTGTTTGCTATAGGGTGATTTCTTAGGAGAAGCTGTCCTCATAAACCAAATATTTTGATAAGCTGCAAAAAGTCTGAGCTATGCAGAAAACCTCTCCAAAGGAGCATTTGCTATTAAGTTTTTAGGACTCTGTGGTTTTACATAGTTAATAAATGCCTGTAACCATATTCGAACTTTCTTGTTCGACTTTTTACAATTAGTTTCATCATGTTTGTGATAAGCATTGTGCTTGTAGGAAATAGGGGTTCAATTCATGATGGCTTCTCTTTTGTCGACCAGCAATGATTTGCTATAAGTTGGGGGTTGTTGGGTCTCTGTTTTATGGTTTAGGGAACAGTCTGAAACAGGTTAAATCACCTTGGCTCCTGGCCAACTAAAGAGCACAGCGTGTCTTCTGACTCCAAATGTAGtgtccttattttattattattatttttaaatcattgtgcTCTCAAAATATCTAactcagtggggtgcctgagtggctcagtgggttaagcctctgctttcagctcaggtcatgatcccagggtctcgggatcgagccccgcatcaggctctctgctcagtgggaagcctgcttcctcctctctctgcctgcctctctgcctacttgtgatctctgtctgtcaaataaataaatgaaatctttaaaaaaaaaaacaaaactaactcaGTGAAGGGAGTCCTTTTGGCAG
It encodes:
- the SPINK2 gene encoding serine protease inhibitor Kazal-type 2, whose product is MALSAVRLVLLLLAADLAASLDSLSSEFDQPSEYRTPNCNQYKLPGCPRDFSPVCGSDMSTYPNECTLCMKIREEGHDIKIIRSGPC